The DNA region CAGGGAAAAGTTGACATTGGCGTTCTCGTTGACTCTCCAGTCCGACTGGCTCAGGTAACCGTCCATGGTGGAATTGATATCCACCATGAGTTTCCTGGTATCCCGCATTACCTCGTGACGGGCACGATATATAATGTATTTCTTGGCTATATCGCTCTCTCCGGACTCGATGAGTACGTTCTCCACGATATCCTGAATTTCTTCCACCGCGGGAGCGGAGTTGGGATGTCGGGTGCTCATGAAATCCAGGAGACGCTTTTCCACCCTGGCGGTAAGAACCTCCACCAGAGGCATGTTTTCCCTGTCTCTGGCCGCCTGTATGGCCCGGCTTATGGCCGAGGCTATCCGCCAGCGATCATACTGCTCAATGGCTCCGTCCCGCTTGACTATCTGTCGTACCGGGTGTCCTTCAGTGTCGGTATGATGTTCCTTTAAAAAATCTTTCCAGCTGTTCTCGGGCATAAAAAAATGTTCCCCTCCCAGTTTTACTTCAAGTATTTTGTTATATGCCTGCCCTAGCGGGTAAGCTTTTCGATCTCGTTTATGAACTCATCGACATTGTCAAACATGCGGTACACCGAGGCAAAACGCACATAGGCAACTCCGTCAAGTTCATAGAGTTTCTTCAGCACCATCTCACCGATCTCCTCGGCACGGATCTCCCTGCTGTTCTTGGATATCAAAGCTGCTTCGTCCTCTATGGCGTGAAGCATCTCCTCGATATCCTTCTGGGAAACAGGACGCTTCTGCATGGACCGCTGTATACCCTGTTCGATCTTGTCCATGCTGAACGGTTCCCGGCGTCCGTCCCTCTTGATCACCATAAGAGGCTTTTCTTCTATGCGCTCGTAAGAGGTAAAGCGATACCCGCAGGACAGACACTCCCGTCGGCGACGTATGGACGTACCGCTGGCATTCTGCCGGGACTCAACAACGCGATCTTCCACTTCGTGGCAATGAGGACAGCGCATATTTCTGACTAATTCCTTACAGAGCCGCCATATATAGCGACCGTATATATAGTGCTTAATTACGGACAATCAGAATAATAACACACTATATGTCGCGGTTCAATGGGCAGAAGGCAGAAAGAAGGGTATTTTTATACATAAGCTTTACAGACGTTCAGTGGACTCCATATCGATCTCCGGAAAAGGGTTTTCCCACTGCCAGCCGGTCTTAGCGGTACTGCGAAAACGTTCGATACGCCGTATGCTCAGTTCGGCATAGACGGGATCAATATCCA from Marispirochaeta aestuarii includes:
- the nrdR gene encoding transcriptional regulator NrdR, translating into MRCPHCHEVEDRVVESRQNASGTSIRRRRECLSCGYRFTSYERIEEKPLMVIKRDGRREPFSMDKIEQGIQRSMQKRPVSQKDIEEMLHAIEDEAALISKNSREIRAEEIGEMVLKKLYELDGVAYVRFASVYRMFDNVDEFINEIEKLTR